Proteins encoded within one genomic window of Cryptococcus tetragattii IND107 chromosome 12, whole genome shotgun sequence:
- a CDS encoding transketolase yields the protein MSPVAVLQHGDSASHGAELSKNPHVKSTDVGTEKLVINTIRCLAADLCQQYKGGHPGTVMGAAAIATALWKYSMRYNPSNPDWINRDRFVLSAGHACLLQYIMLHLSGYSSWTLDQIKKYHAPTMDGIAAGHPEIEFPGVELTTGLLGQGIANAVGLAMANKNMAATYNRDGFPIIQNKVWCFTGDGCLQEGVGQEALSMAGHWGLDNMILVYDNNSVTVDGNIDICFTDDTNAKLKSLGWHVLEVEDGSNDLAAIVDAFEQAQKLTGKPVFINIKTIIGIGSINQNSGKVHGAALGEDDVAQVKTALGFDPKQKFFVPDAVYDYFKETKTRGAQYEQGWNDLFKRYKESFPVEAAEFQRRLDGKLEEGWENKFPSKDALPKDPKATRQSSGIALRSIVPEDKTFMVGSADLCESTFVNWDGMVEFQNPKSGYGDYSGRQIRYGIREHAMVAAANGLAAWHKGAIVPIMSSYFIFWLYAAPSLRMAALMKLRFIAVATHDSIGVGEDGPTHQPIAFPLFLRTLPNFNYIRPADAEEVIGAWTLSLRDADHPSLLSLTRQPVPLLAGTDRNKVQYGGYVVYGDENRIPDITLIATGSEVARAVDTAELLKGKYSVRVVSMPHTGRFDAQPLEYRRSVIPSTKSLVVSIEPYASFGWAKYAHAGAHMTGFGHSAPYSVLFEHFGFGPKNLAEKIGTWAESKRNGDGWNLPGVGEFEELLANNANGH from the exons ATGTCACCTGTAGCTGTACTCCAACATGGCGACTCTGCCTCTCACGGCGCAGAGCTCAGCAAGAATCCCCACGTCAAGTCTACAGACGTCGGCACCGAGAAGCTGGTGATTAACACCATCCGATGTTTGGCCGCCGATCTGTGTCAACAG TACAAGGGTGGTCATCCCGGCACAGTCATGGGAGCGGCTGCCATCGCCACGGCACTTTGGAAATACAGCATGCGGTATAACCCTTCTAATCCTGACTGGATCAACCGAGATC GATTCGTGCTCTCTGCTGGTCACGCGTGCCTACTTCAATACATTATGCTCCACCTTTCCGGGTACTCTTCATGGACCCTCGACCAGATTAAGAAGTACCATGCTCCGACCATGGACGGCATTGCTGCCGGTCACCCCGAGATTGAGTTCCCAGGTGTCGAATTGACCACCGGTCTTCTCGGTCAAGGTATTGCCAACGCCGTCGGACTCGCCATGGCCAACAAGAACATGGCTGCCACTTACAATAGGGACGGATTTCCGATCATCCAGAACAAGGTCTGGTGTTTCACTGGTGATGGCTGTCTGCAGGAAGGTGTCGGCCAGGAAG CCCTCTCCATGGCCGGACATTGGGGTCTTGACAACATGATCCTTGTATATGACAACAACTCTGTCACGGTGGACGGTAACATTGACATATGTTTCACCGATGACACGAAtgccaagctcaagagTCTTGGGTGGCACGTTCTCGAGGTCGAGGACGGATCCAACGACCTCGCCGCGATTGTCGACGCTTTCGAGCAGGCTCAGAAGCTCACGGGGAAGCCTGTtttcatcaacatcaagaCCATCATCGGTATTGGCTCCATCAATCAGAATAGTGGCAAAGTACACGGTGCCGCCTTGGGTGAGGATGACGTCGCGCAAGTCAAGACTGCTCTCGGCTTTGACCCCAAGCAAAAATTCTTCGTGCCCGACGCCGTCTACGACTACTTCAAGGAGACCAAAACCAGGGGTGCCCAATACGAGCAGGGATGGAACGACCTTTTCAAGCGCTACAAAGAGTCTTTCCCCGTCGAGGCGGCAGAGTTCCAAAGGCGATTGGACGGAAAGCTCGAAGAGGGTTGGGAGAACAAATTCCCTTCCAAGGATGCTCTCCCCAAAGACCCTAAAGCAACCAGGCAGAGTAGCGGTATCGCGCTTCGATCGATCGTCCCGGAGGACAAGACATTTATGGTCGGAAGTGCCGATTTGTGCGAGTCGACGTTCGTCAACTGGGACGGAATGGTCGAGTTCCAAAACCCCAAGTCGGGCTACGGTGATTATTCTGGTCGACAGATCCGATACGGTATCCGAGAGCATGCCATGGTAGCCGCCGCCAATGGTCTCGCCGCTTGGCACAAGGGTGCCATCGTCCC CATCATGTCGAGTtacttcatcttctggcTCTATGCCGCCCCTTCGCTCCGAATGGCCGCTTTGATGAAGCTCCGATTCATTGCCGTTGCAACTCACGATTCTATCGGTGTGGGTGAGGACGGTCCTACCCACCAGCCGATcgctttccctctcttcctccgtaCCCTCCCTAACTTCAACTACATTCGACCAGCCGACGCTGAGGAAGTGATCGGCGCATGGACCTTGAGTCTCAGGGACGCTGATCACCCCAGTTTGCTTTCGCTCACTCGACAGCCAGtacctcttcttgccggTACCGACCGAAACAAGGTACAATACGGTGGATATGTCGTTTATGGCGACGAGAACAGGATCCCTGATATAACCCTCATCGCCACTGGTTCCGAGGTCGCACGTGCTGTTGATACAGCCGAGCTGTTGAAGGGCAAGTACTCTGTCAGAGTCGTATCGATGCCTCACACCGGTCGATTTGACGCACAACCGCTCGAGTACAGGCGATCCGTCATTCCCTCTACCAAGTCCCTCGTCGTATCTATCGAGCCCTACGCCTCTTTCGGTTGGGCCAAATATGCCCATGCGGGTGCTCACATGACAGGCTTCGGTCACTCTGCTCCTTACTCTGTACTGTTCGAACACTTCGGCTTCGGCCCCAAGAACCTGGCAGAAAAGATTGGAACCTGGGCCGAGTCGAAGAGGAACGGAGATGGTTGGAACCTCCCTGGCGTTGGAGAGTTCGAGGAACTGTTGGCTAACAATGCTAACGGTCATTAG
- a CDS encoding S-formylglutathione hydrolase encodes MVQLEKLSSNKAAGGFLTKYKFPSASLALPTQFNVFTPSSASPESPVPVLFYLAGLTCTEDTGAQKGGFLNAAGKEGIALVFPDTSPRGAGVEGEDDDWQLGTGAGFYINAETDKWKKHYNMYDLIVKELPEVLKEANLGLDFSKWSIMGHSMGGHGSLSIYLKNPGLFKSASAFAPICNPAAVPWGTNAFSNYLSSSSSWLDHDSSALLPEFAGEPKILVDVGTDDQFLKQGQLQPKTLEKTVKKGVEVRMQDGYDHSYYFISTFGPEHVAFHAKYLKA; translated from the exons ATGGTCCAGCTCGAAAAGCTCTCCTCTAACAAGGCTGCCGGAGGCTTCCTCACAAAGTACAAATTCCCTTCTGCCTCCCTCGCCCTCCCCACTCAGTTCAATGTCTTCACCccatcctccgcctccccTGAGTCCCCAGTCCCTGTCCTCTTTTACCTCGCAGGCCTTACTTGTACTGAAGATACTGGTGCCCAGAAGGGAGGATTCCTTAATGCCGCAGGTAAAGAGGGTATTGCCCTTGTATTCCCTGATACTAGCCCCAGGGGTGCGGGAGTagaaggcgaggatgatgattggCAGTTGGGTACTGGTGCAGGTTTTTACATCAATGCTGAGACGGacaaatggaagaagcattACAATATGTATGATTTGATTGTCAAGGAATTGCCAGAGGTGCTGAAAGAGGCAAACTTGGGCCTC GACTTTTCCAAATGGTCTATCATGGGCCACTCCATGGGTG GACACGGTTCCCTGTCCATCTACCTTAAAAATCCGGGCCTTTTTAAGTCTGCCTCCGCCTTTGCTCCCATCTG CAACCCTGCCGCCGTCCCATGGGGCACCAACGCATTCAGCAACTAtctatcctcctcttcttcttggcttgACCACGACTCTTCGGCGCTTCTTCCTGAGTTTGCTGGCGAACCCAAGATTTTGGTGGATGTCGGTACGGACGACCAATTCCTCAAACAAGGCCAACTCCAGCCCAAGACGCTGGAAAAGACAGTGAAGAAAGGTGTGGAGGTAAGGATGCAAGATGGGTACGACCATTCTTATTATTTT ATTTCAACTTTTGGTCCTGAGCACGTTGCTTTCCACGCCAAGTACCTCAAGGCTTGA
- a CDS encoding S-(hydroxymethyl)glutathione dehydrogenase, which produces MSTEGRVITCKAAIAWEAGKPVSIETVEVAPPKEGEVRIKILYTGLCHTDAYTLSGSDPEGAFPVILGHEGGGIVESVGEGVDNVKVGDHVVPLYTAECRECKFCKSGKTNLCGRVRATQGKGVMPDGTTRFKCKGQDILHFMGCSTFSQYTVVSKFSVVAINPKAPLKTSCLLGCGITTGYGAATKSQGIEGSNVAVFGVGCVGLSVLQGAKAKGCKRIFAIDTNPKKKEWAEKFGATDFVNPKDLPEGKSIVDYLIEETDGGLDFTFDATGNVGVMRNALEACHKGWGVCTIIGVAPAGAEISTRPFQLVTGRVWRGSAFGGVKGRTELPGIVEDYLAGKLWVNEFVTHNETLEGINKGFDDMHAGDCIRCVVDMGFNEAP; this is translated from the exons ATGTCTACCGAAGGCCGA GTTATCACTTGCAAGGCTGCTATCGCTTGGGAGGCTG GCAAACCTGTTTCTATTGAGACTGTTGAAGTTGCGCCCCCAAAAGAAGGCGAGGTCCGAATCAAGATCCTCTA CACTGGTTTATGCCACAC TGACGCGTATACCCTTTCCGGCAGCGACCCTGAGGGAGCCTTCCCCGTCATCCTTGGACACGAGGGTGGTGGTATCGTCGAGTCTGTCGGCGAGGGCGTTGACAACGTCAAGGTTGGCGATCACGTTGTCCCTCTCTACACTGCTG AGTGCAGAGAATGCAAGTTCTGTAAATCCGGAAAGACCAATCTCTGTGGTCGAGTGCGAGCCACCCAGGGTAAGGGTGTGATGCCTGACGGAACCACCCGATTCAAGTGCAAAGGTCAAGACATCTTGCACTTT ATGGGCTGCTCTACTTTCTCTCAGTACACTGTCGTCTCCAAGTTCTCCGTCGTCGCCATCAACCCTAAAGCTCCTCTCAAGACTTCTTGTCTCCTTGGTTGCGGTATCACCACAGGTTACGGTGCTGCCACCAAGAGTCAAGGTATTGAGGGCTCTAACGTCGCCGTCTTTGGTGTTGGCTGTGTCGGCTTGAGTGTCTTGCAGGGTGCTAAGGCGAAGGGTTGCAAGAGGATCTTTGCTATTGACACCAACcctaagaagaaggagtgggCCGAGAAGTTTGGTGCCA CCGACTTTGTCAACCCCAAGGATCTCCCCGAGGGCAAGAGCATTGTTGATTACCTCATCGAGGAGACCGATGGCGGTCTAGACTTCACCTTCGACGCTACCGGTAATGTTGGCGTGATGCGAAACGCTCTTGAGGCTTGTCACAAGGGTTGGGGTGTGTGCACCATTATTGGTGTCGCCCCCGCCGGTGCTGAAATCTCTACTCGACC ATTCCAGCTCGTCACTGGTCGAGTGTGGAGGGGTTCAGCTTTCGGTGGTGTCAAGGGCCGAACCGAGCTTCCTGGTATCGTGGAAGACTATCTCGCGGGCAAGCTTTGGGTTAACGAGTTTGTCACTCATAACGAGACCCTTGAAGGCATCAACAAGGGCTTCGATGACATGCAT GCCGGTGACTGCATTCGGTGCGTCGTCGACATGGGCTTCAACGAGGCTCCTTAG